In Uranotaenia lowii strain MFRU-FL chromosome 2, ASM2978415v1, whole genome shotgun sequence, one genomic interval encodes:
- the LOC129747396 gene encoding neuronal acetylcholine receptor subunit alpha-4-like, with product MSLKHLLTGPLLLCVVIFFLVTIVGIADAIDCDKEPKHVERQLKKSLLCKGYDMKVRPVKDSKFAVNVSIVAVLNNFEFSDWKNTLDANMALVTSWKDEYLLWDPKDFENISSIILSTSEFWTPSIELFTSYAKPDAAGSCTSPSCEVKSDGSVVCVPLCDFTALCRSDYTRWPLDTQKCELYYGSWMESAAEIDYHSKASWIASVQTNRHIEWRVVSAKANKTSVAGVNETFPVLIFDYIIERHSGIQVSGLMVPILIIISFNLMLTWLNTESIERKIFLALSIFCHFRYLYMLIWIVPHNGSSIPGILLFYRNSMIITCTILIHTLIARYLKQMVFPPPGIVKILTGTVAQNKFGELVFSRGYLNVEYKQTKIEPENAEQQTEDRKIWISLSKIVDRVLFFVYLCIYSLGFLLYVPLTYKTIEKYELNVMG from the exons ATGAGCTTAAAACATTTGCTAACGGGTCCGCTGCTTTTATGTGTTGTTATATTTTTCCTAGTAACAATCGTCGGAATTGCAG ATGCAATCGATTGCGATAAGGAACCGAAACATGTGGAACGACAGTTGAAGAAAAGTTTGCTTTGCAAAGGGTACGATATGAAGGTGCGTCCAGTCAAGGATTCGAAATTTGCCGTTAATGTTTCGATCGTTGCGGttttaaataactttgaatTT TCCGATTGGAAAAATACGCTTGACGCTAACATGGCACTTGTAACG aGCTGGAAAGATGAGTACTTGTTATGGGATcctaaagattttgaaaatatttcaagcatCATTTTAAGCACATCTGAGTTCTGGACACCAAGTATCGAGCTTTTCACTTC CTACGCCAAACCGGATGCCGCTGGCTCCTGCACCAGTCCAAGCTGCGAGGTCAAATCGGATGGATCGGTGGTGTGTGTTCCGTTGTGCGATTTCACCGCCCTCTGCCGGTCGGACTACACCCGATGGCCACTGGATACCCAGAAGTGTGAGCTGTACTACGGTTCCTGGATGGAATCGGCAGCCGAAATCGACTACCATTCCAAAGCCAGCTGGATCGCTTCGGTCCAAACCAACAGGCACATCGAGTGGCGCGTAGTTTCCGCAAAAGCCAACAAGACCAGTGTGGCCGGGGTGAATGAAACCTTTCCGGTGCTGATATTCGATTACATTATCGAACGTCATTCGGGTATCCAAGTTTCGGGTCTGATGGTGCCGATTTTGA TTATCATTTCATTCAATCTTATGCTGACATGGTTGAACACTGAGTCCATTGAAAGGAAAATTTTCCTTGCCCTGtcgattttctgtcattttcgatATCTCTACATGTTGATATGGATAGTTCCTCATAATGGCAGCAGCATTCCaggaattt TGCTATTCTATCGCAACTCGATGATCATCACCTGTACCATACTGATCCACACCTTGATCGCCAGGTACTTGAAGCAGATGGTTTTTCCCCCGCCAGGAATAGTAAAAATTCTAACCGGAACTGTTGCGCAGAACAAATTTGGAGAGCTAGTCTTTTCGAGAGGTTACCTGAACGTAGAATACAAA CAAACAAAAATCGAACCGGAAAATGCGGAACAACAAACTGAAGATCGAAAGATTTGGATATCATTGAGTAAGATTGTTGATCGGGTGCTGTTTTTCGTTTATCTCTGCATTTACTCTTTGGGCTTTCTACTCTACGTTCCATTGACGTATAAAACCATAGAAAAGTACGAGCTAAATGTTATGGGTTAA